A single window of Nicotiana tomentosiformis chromosome 1, ASM39032v3, whole genome shotgun sequence DNA harbors:
- the LOC138906598 gene encoding uncharacterized protein yields MGSLAFIPVSERLFASDVQALANQFMRLDVSKLSRVLPCVASRSSLYDRIRERQYGDPHLLVLKEPVQYGDAKELTIGDDGMLRMHSWICVPNVDGLREFILKEAHSSRYSIQPGATKMYHDLKNHYWWRRMKNDIVGFAARCLIVNM; encoded by the coding sequence atgggtagtcttgcatttattcctgttaGCGAGAGACTgtttgcatcagatgttcaggccttagccaatcagttcatgagattagatgtttcgaaaCTCAGTCGGGTTCTACCTTGTGTGGCTTCtcgatcttccttatatgatcgcatcagagagcgtcaatatggtgatccccatttgcttgtccttaaagaaccggttcagtacggtgatgccaaggagcttactattggagatgatgggatgttgaggatgcaTAGTTGGatttgtgtacccaatgtagatgggctacgcgAGTTtattcttaaggaggcccacagttcgcgatatAGCATTCAaccgggtgccacaaagatgtatcatgacttgaagaatcattattggtggaggaggatgaagaatgatatagtggggtttgCAGCTCGGTGCCtaattgtcaacatgtga